In Atribacteraceae bacterium, the genomic window TTCCTGTCGGGTAGGCAAGCTCATCCTCACCTCTCATCACACCTCCCCTCCATCAGATTCTGGAAGGCATGATACCGTATCTTAAGAATTTTAGTTGAGGCAACGATTGAATTTCCTTAAGATTTTAGATGAGGCAATTCGCAACCTTGACATTTTTATTTGGGTTCGCGTACAATGGGAACGGTTCCACAATGCAGATATTTTGATCGGGAGGGACTAAGACATGAAAGCTGTTCGCTTGCAAGCAAAATGGGATCCCCGTCCGGACTACCGCCTGGGACCCAAAGATGTGTCGGAAAAGGTGTGCTGGTTGGGGAGCCGGGTCTGGAAAAACCCGAAGGTGTCAGTCGCGGACATCCCGGTACCGTCGATAACAAGACCTACCGATGTCCTGATCAAAATCCGGGCCTGTGGGGTGTGCGGTAGCGATGTCCATATGGCCCAGTGCGATGCGGAAAACTATATAATTTATCCTGGATTGACCGGATTTCCGGCTACTTTGGGTCATGAGTTTTCCGGTGAGGTAGTGGAGGCTGGACCGGAAGCGAAAAACCGGCGGACCAACCAACCCTTCGTGCCCGGTGAGCCGGTAACCGCCGAAGAAATGCTGTGGTGCGGCCATTGCCGGCCTTGTGTCGATGGGTTTCCCAACCATTGTGAAAACCTGCACGAGTTGGGCTTCGATGTCGACGGGGCCTTTGCCGAATACTTGGTGGTCGATGCCAAGTACCTGTGGAGCCTGAAGGAGCTCGAAGGAGTGTATCCCGGTGAAAAAATATTCCTGGCCGGGAGTCTGGTGGAACCGACCTCTGTGGCCTATAACGCGGTGATTGAGCGAGGGGGTGGGATCCGGCCGGGAGATAACGTGGTTATCCTGGGTGGCGGACCGATCGGGTTGGCGGCTTGCGCGGTATTGAAGCGAGCCGGGGCGGTTCAGGTCATCCTGTCCGAGCCCTCCGAAGTTCGCCGGGAGATGGCCTTGGCCGTCGGAGCGGACCTGGCATTTGACCCCACCCGGGAGGGTTTCACCGAGACGGTGCTGGCCCGGACTAATGGTCAGGGAGCCAAGCTTTATCTCGAAGCCTCCGGCGTACCGCAATTGGTCTGGAAAGATATCGAGGACACTATCTGGAAAGCCCGGGGTATCAACGCGACCGTTGTGGTTGTGGCCCGCTCGGATGTGAGAATTCCATTGAACGCCGAAGTCTTCCAGGTCCGTCGGGCCCAGATCGTCGGTTCCCAGGGACATTCCGGGCACGGCACCTTTCCGCGGGTCATTTCCCTAATGGCATCAGGAATGGATGTGACCAGGATTATATCCAAGACCGTTTATTTTGACGAAATTCCCCACTATATCCACTGCCTGCAGACCGACAAGAACCTGGTCAAGATCACGGCACTGAACAGTTGAGAGAGAAGATAAGCGGGAAGGAGAGCAAGAACAATGAGCAAATGGCAGATCCCCCCGGCCGGGGGACAGATGGAAAAACCGGACGGTGTCTACTACCAGACCCTGACCTCCCGGCAGATCGAGGAAAAACTGAAAACCAACGACTTGATCATCGTCCCGGTGGGTAGCACGGAAAATCACGGACCCCATACCCCCACCGGAGAAGATACGTTCCTGGTCAGCCGGATGGCTGAACAGGTCGCCATGGCTACCGGCTGTACCGTGGCCGAACCGATCTGGTACGGATTCCATCCCTATCACCATATCGGGATGCCGGGCACTGTACCGGTTCAGGACGATGCCTTCGTGAATCTTCTGGTCAGCGTCATTGCCGGATTCTGGAACACCGGCTTTCGCAAGCAAATCC contains:
- the iolM gene encoding scyllo-inosose 3-dehydrogenase, which gives rise to MKAVRLQAKWDPRPDYRLGPKDVSEKVCWLGSRVWKNPKVSVADIPVPSITRPTDVLIKIRACGVCGSDVHMAQCDAENYIIYPGLTGFPATLGHEFSGEVVEAGPEAKNRRTNQPFVPGEPVTAEEMLWCGHCRPCVDGFPNHCENLHELGFDVDGAFAEYLVVDAKYLWSLKELEGVYPGEKIFLAGSLVEPTSVAYNAVIERGGGIRPGDNVVILGGGPIGLAACAVLKRAGAVQVILSEPSEVRREMALAVGADLAFDPTREGFTETVLARTNGQGAKLYLEASGVPQLVWKDIEDTIWKARGINATVVVVARSDVRIPLNAEVFQVRRAQIVGSQGHSGHGTFPRVISLMASGMDVTRIISKTVYFDEIPHYIHCLQTDKNLVKITALNS